The following are encoded together in the Clostridium sp. BJN0013 genome:
- a CDS encoding sulfurtransferase TusA family protein, translating into MIAINEDNYKSIEDIKDKSEQYKLGTIDPLRFKAFRVSMGVYEQREKETYMVRTRVPGGVINLEQFKCISELGAKYSHGKIRFTSRQDIQFQSVNLEDVYPIMKSLIAVGIITKGTGGNTVRNIECSPLSGVSLDDVFDVTPYVKAATNYLIKDPTTMNLPRKYKIAFSNSNEDTANATVSDLGFIAKISNNKKGFELYGGGGFGGSPSISLKLRDFIETKDILYYIQAMKNLFEKEGDRTNKNKARIRFIVKRLGHEKFIQLFNEEVDKLRSSVNLDVDVDENEFILNTSADIVKKAAVSEELKNILFPQKQSGYYSVYIHPQSGHLSTDNLDAILDFVKNLNYEPSIRVTNTQGFFIRDLKKNDAEKLIDIIKDFTSIYNIDNSLTCVGASTCQLGLCLSQNLLTAIKEEFKNTSPEIKSSLPRLYISGCPNSCAQHEKGQIGLHGRARRTEEGLIPMYSVSLGGKVGSGCARMGDAFGDIPAKKVPEFLHELSKLKVDSNYDDFYEFLADKSSDIKELIEKYSHIEKFTSKSDIFFDFGACEKFSLKNRGPGECSSGVMDVIKLDLSNAKSFLAKYKESENQQDLYSSAVSSTRTLLVLRGIDTNKPREIFKEFEKAFIDTSYVKSSIKELFENLIDYKLGDLENISDKFSEIEYLYKKVEAMYESLNGKLEITLPKEEQKNAPSEDGKQLKEKKDYEIIDFRGVKCPMNFVKAKIELSKIKPGQKRGFYIDDGDPIKNVPESIKKEGHKIVSIDRNYKGYNLLVVEK; encoded by the coding sequence ATGATAGCTATAAATGAAGATAACTACAAATCTATAGAAGACATTAAAGATAAATCAGAACAATATAAACTAGGTACAATAGACCCTTTAAGATTCAAGGCTTTTAGAGTTTCTATGGGAGTATATGAACAAAGAGAAAAGGAAACTTATATGGTAAGGACCAGAGTACCCGGTGGTGTTATAAACTTAGAACAATTTAAATGCATAAGTGAACTTGGTGCAAAATATTCTCATGGCAAAATCAGATTTACCTCAAGACAGGATATTCAATTTCAAAGTGTTAATTTAGAAGATGTATACCCTATAATGAAATCTCTCATAGCAGTAGGAATTATTACAAAAGGTACTGGAGGAAATACTGTAAGAAATATAGAATGTTCTCCCCTGTCTGGAGTTTCCCTGGATGATGTATTTGATGTAACTCCTTATGTAAAAGCTGCTACTAATTATTTAATAAAGGATCCAACTACAATGAATCTTCCTAGAAAATACAAAATAGCTTTCTCAAATAGTAATGAAGACACCGCAAATGCTACAGTATCGGATCTTGGATTTATAGCTAAAATATCGAATAATAAAAAGGGATTTGAATTGTATGGGGGCGGTGGATTTGGAGGAAGCCCTTCAATATCCTTAAAATTAAGGGATTTTATAGAGACAAAGGATATTCTCTACTATATACAGGCCATGAAAAATCTCTTTGAAAAGGAAGGAGACAGAACCAATAAAAACAAAGCTAGAATAAGATTTATAGTCAAAAGACTTGGACATGAAAAATTTATCCAATTATTTAACGAAGAAGTGGACAAATTAAGGTCATCTGTAAATCTAGATGTAGATGTAGACGAAAATGAGTTTATATTAAACACCTCAGCAGATATAGTAAAAAAAGCAGCTGTATCTGAAGAATTAAAAAATATATTATTTCCTCAAAAACAGTCAGGATATTATTCTGTTTATATACATCCACAAAGTGGTCATTTAAGTACAGATAATTTAGATGCTATACTTGACTTTGTTAAAAACTTAAATTACGAACCCTCAATCAGGGTTACAAATACTCAGGGATTTTTTATAAGAGATCTTAAAAAAAATGATGCTGAAAAATTAATCGATATAATTAAAGATTTTACTTCTATTTACAACATAGATAATTCCCTCACCTGTGTTGGAGCTTCCACCTGTCAGTTAGGACTTTGTCTTTCACAAAATCTCTTAACTGCCATAAAAGAAGAGTTTAAAAATACTTCTCCAGAAATAAAATCCTCTCTTCCAAGATTATATATATCAGGATGCCCTAACTCTTGTGCTCAACATGAAAAAGGACAGATAGGACTTCATGGAAGAGCTAGAAGAACCGAAGAAGGACTTATACCTATGTATTCTGTTTCTCTAGGAGGAAAAGTTGGTTCAGGATGTGCCAGGATGGGAGATGCCTTTGGAGATATTCCAGCTAAAAAAGTTCCTGAATTTCTCCATGAGCTATCAAAATTAAAAGTTGATTCAAATTATGATGACTTCTATGAATTTTTAGCTGATAAATCTTCTGATATAAAAGAATTAATAGAAAAATATAGCCACATAGAAAAATTTACCAGTAAATCGGATATTTTCTTTGATTTTGGAGCCTGTGAAAAATTCTCCTTGAAAAACAGAGGTCCTGGAGAATGCAGCAGCGGAGTAATGGATGTAATTAAACTTGATTTATCAAATGCCAAATCTTTCCTTGCTAAATATAAGGAATCTGAAAACCAACAGGATTTATATTCCTCTGCTGTATCTTCTACAAGAACCCTTCTGGTACTTAGAGGAATAGATACAAATAAACCCAGAGAAATATTCAAAGAATTTGAAAAAGCCTTTATAGATACAAGTTATGTTAAATCTTCAATAAAAGAACTATTTGAAAATCTTATAGATTACAAACTTGGAGATTTAGAAAATATATCTGATAAATTTTCTGAAATAGAATATTTATATAAAAAAGTTGAGGCTATGTATGAATCCTTAAATGGAAAGCTTGAGATAACCCTTCCTAAGGAGGAGCAAAAAAATGCACCCTCTGAAGATGGAAAACAACTTAAAGAAAAAAAGGATTATGAAATCATCGACTTTAGAGGAGTAAAATGTCCTATGAATTTTGTAAAAGCTAAAATTGAGTTATCCAAAATTAAACCAGGACAAAAAAGAGGCTTTTATATAGACGATGGTGATCCAATAAAAAATGTACCGGAGAGCATAAAAAAAGAAGGACATAAAATAGTTTCTATAGATAGAAATTATAAAGGCTATAATCTTTTAGTTGTAGAAAAATAA
- a CDS encoding M67 family metallopeptidase: MIYIDKLEYEKIVEQAKNEFPHECCGYLSGSTSGEDISIKKIFALTNTDKSSEHFSMDPKEQFNALKCIRNAGLKIIGNYHSHPYSPSRPSEEDKRLAFDTKILYGILSLEKPEYVFNLFKIDKDKNVEKLNYTIK, translated from the coding sequence ATGATTTATATAGATAAATTAGAATATGAAAAGATTGTAGAACAAGCGAAAAATGAATTTCCTCATGAATGCTGCGGATACTTGTCAGGAAGTACATCTGGAGAGGATATATCTATAAAAAAAATATTTGCTTTAACAAATACAGATAAAAGCAGTGAACATTTTTCCATGGATCCCAAAGAACAGTTTAATGCTTTAAAATGTATAAGAAATGCAGGACTTAAGATTATCGGGAATTACCATTCACATCCTTATTCCCCCTCAAGGCCTTCTGAAGAAGATAAAAGACTTGCTTTCGATACTAAAATATTATACGGAATTTTATCACTTGAAAAACCTGAGTATGTATTTAATCTATTTAAAATAGATAAGGACAAAAATGTGGAAAAACTGAACTATACTATAAAATAG
- a CDS encoding ThiF family adenylyltransferase, producing the protein MDYSEEQIERYSRHIILSEVGVEGQEKLLNSKILIIGTGGLGAPAAMYLAAAGIGTLGLVDGDNVDLSNLQRQIIHETEDVGKPKVQSGKETVNRLNPDVNVITYNELVDSRNILDIIKDQNYDFIIDGTDNFPAKFLINDACVLSEKPFSHAGIIRFNGQLTTYIPNNGTPCYRCIFQSPPPDGVVPTCREAGVLGVMGGVIGTLQATEAIKYLLNLENNLAGYLLTYNALTMEFRKIKLGKNENCGVCGQHPTIKNLIDYEQAACDLKTGQLKG; encoded by the coding sequence TTGGATTATAGTGAAGAACAAATAGAAAGATATTCAAGGCATATAATACTATCAGAAGTTGGAGTAGAAGGACAGGAAAAACTTCTTAATTCCAAAATACTCATAATTGGAACTGGAGGCCTTGGAGCACCTGCGGCTATGTATCTTGCAGCTGCAGGAATAGGAACCCTTGGTCTTGTAGATGGAGACAATGTGGACCTTTCCAATCTTCAAAGACAGATAATACATGAAACTGAAGATGTAGGAAAACCTAAAGTTCAGTCTGGAAAGGAAACTGTAAACCGTTTAAATCCTGATGTAAATGTAATTACCTATAATGAATTGGTAGATTCTCGTAATATTTTAGACATTATAAAAGATCAAAACTACGATTTTATTATAGATGGTACCGACAATTTTCCAGCTAAATTTTTAATAAACGATGCTTGTGTACTTTCTGAGAAACCTTTTTCCCATGCGGGAATAATAAGATTTAATGGTCAACTCACCACTTATATACCTAATAACGGTACACCTTGTTATAGATGTATCTTTCAATCACCGCCCCCTGATGGAGTAGTGCCTACCTGCAGAGAAGCAGGAGTACTTGGTGTTATGGGAGGGGTAATAGGTACTCTTCAGGCAACAGAAGCAATTAAATATTTACTTAATCTTGAAAATAATTTAGCTGGATATCTTTTAACTTACAATGCACTTACTATGGAATTTAGGAAAATAAAATTAGGTAAAAATGAAAACTGTGGAGTATGCGGACAACATCCTACCATAAAAAATCTTATAGATTATGAACAAGCAGCCTGCGACTTAAAAACTGGACAATTAAAAGGGTGA
- the thiS gene encoding sulfur carrier protein ThiS yields MNIKINGDPKEINNGLTVTELLKIGNVEMPDMVSVQLNDEFVDRANFSTTVLKENDKIDFLYFMGGGTFGL; encoded by the coding sequence ATGAACATAAAAATAAATGGAGATCCTAAAGAAATAAATAATGGATTAACAGTAACAGAACTTTTAAAAATTGGAAATGTGGAAATGCCAGATATGGTTTCTGTGCAATTAAATGATGAATTTGTAGACAGAGCTAACTTTTCAACTACTGTACTAAAAGAAAATGACAAAATAGATTTCTTATATTTTATGGGTGGTGGAACTTTTGGATTATAG
- a CDS encoding ROK family transcriptional regulator yields MYLIFKGMIIMVDNYKLFKDLNPDEKNIFNLIQKDGAMTKNEILLKTGMKLTSLNRIMGPLEEKRIIVQKCIGESTGGRKPILYDINLCRFYIVGIDISKTHAQVSIVNLRMEIFYKKSFYVNSSDSYNEVVEKIVRIISDAYVELNLEFIDLIGVGLGIETDIWNDVNIDEILEKKLECNVVSENGANSAVIAEYLYGSGKQFKNLAYFNCGLRIREGTILQDRIIKTADDNEYAFEHMVINTNQDVDFDKVCLSVQKNNELSEKIIFDVASKLGKSIEFYSDLLDLNCVILSGPLINSDLFYETCVRYVPEKVIFKRDGYFKEDAISIGAAALLLERCIDSKI; encoded by the coding sequence TTGTATTTGATTTTTAAAGGTATGATAATTATGGTGGACAATTATAAATTATTTAAAGATTTAAACCCGGATGAAAAAAACATATTTAATTTAATTCAGAAAGATGGAGCCATGACTAAGAATGAAATCCTGCTTAAAACAGGAATGAAGTTGACTTCATTAAATCGTATTATGGGTCCTCTTGAAGAAAAACGTATTATAGTACAGAAATGTATAGGAGAATCTACAGGAGGTAGAAAACCTATTCTATATGATATAAACTTATGTAGATTTTATATTGTAGGGATAGATATATCTAAAACTCATGCACAAGTTTCCATAGTAAATTTAAGAATGGAGATTTTTTATAAGAAGAGTTTTTATGTTAATTCTTCCGATTCATATAATGAAGTTGTAGAAAAAATTGTGAGAATTATAAGTGATGCTTACGTAGAGTTAAATTTAGAGTTTATTGATCTTATTGGAGTAGGACTTGGAATTGAAACAGATATCTGGAATGATGTGAATATAGACGAAATACTTGAAAAAAAATTGGAATGTAATGTAGTTAGTGAAAATGGTGCAAATTCAGCTGTTATTGCAGAGTATTTATATGGCAGTGGAAAACAATTTAAAAATCTAGCTTATTTTAATTGTGGATTGAGAATAAGAGAAGGGACAATTTTACAAGATAGAATTATAAAAACAGCAGATGATAATGAATATGCTTTTGAGCATATGGTTATCAATACAAATCAAGATGTTGATTTTGATAAGGTATGCCTTTCAGTTCAAAAAAACAATGAACTGTCTGAAAAGATAATTTTTGATGTTGCCTCTAAATTGGGGAAAAGTATAGAATTTTATAGTGATTTATTGGATTTGAATTGTGTTATATTAAGTGGACCTTTAATTAATTCGGATCTGTTTTATGAAACATGTGTAAGATATGTTCCTGAAAAGGTTATTTTCAAAAGAGATGGATATTTTAAAGAGGATGCAATTTCAATAGGGGCTGCGGCTTTACTTTTGGAAAGATGTATTGACAGTAAAATATAA
- the tnpA gene encoding IS200/IS605 family transposase, with amino-acid sequence MDSNSLSHTKWRCKYHVVFSPKYRRKEIYGEKRKEIGKILRKLCEWKGVEIIEANACEDHIHMLLSIPPKTSVSSFMGFLKGKSSLMIFERFSNLKYKYGNRHFWCRGFYVDTVGKNKKAIEEYIRNQQKEDMIADQVSMKEYMDPFKGSK; translated from the coding sequence ATGGACAGTAATAGTTTATCACATACTAAATGGAGATGTAAATATCATGTAGTATTTTCACCCAAATATAGAAGAAAAGAAATATATGGAGAAAAAAGAAAAGAGATAGGAAAAATATTAAGGAAACTTTGTGAATGGAAAGGTGTAGAAATAATAGAGGCGAATGCATGTGAAGATCATATACATATGCTTTTATCGATACCACCAAAGACAAGTGTTTCAAGTTTTATGGGATTCTTGAAGGGAAAAAGTAGTCTAATGATATTTGAGAGATTTTCAAATTTAAAATATAAATATGGAAATAGGCACTTTTGGTGCAGAGGATTCTATGTAGACACAGTTGGAAAAAATAAAAAAGCAATAGAAGAATATATAAGAAATCAACAGAAAGAAGATATGATCGCCGACCAAGTAAGTATGAAGGAATACATGGACCCTTTTAAGGGTAGCAAGTAA